In Sagittula stellata E-37, the following are encoded in one genomic region:
- a CDS encoding carboxypeptidase M32 — MTDFSTRVGRINDLLCSVNLLQWDARVTMPSGGAATRGQQIATLKGLAREMILDPALRDAAEATLLDAATEADRRAAQAVLDARDYHAAIPARLLQAQTEQGAPAGKAWAEARRTADFALFRPYLEEAVDLAREQAEALGYADHPYDAMADLYEPGETAASLASLFDTLRAGILPLLDTVRGRPAPRRDFLFRTFDVATQQRVCHGFAETMGYDFNRGRLDTTVHPFEVSMTRNDVRITSRWRPDYLPMAIFGTLHETGHALYEQGVDPAFTRGVHATDLRLLYAVGGTSFGMHESQSRLIENHVGRSAAFWDRHFATLRDAFPDQLGDVTVEEWLAAIRHAQPGLTRVESDELTYDLHIMLRVRIEMALMDGSLKAADVPEAWNTAMREDLGLEVPDDGAGCLQDVHWSSGYFGSFPTYTVGNVTAAMLFAQIRADQTVGPALDRADYGPLRAALADRVWRHGRSRTRAEMTGGPTDPAAYLAHLGDRYA, encoded by the coding sequence GGCGACACGCGGACAGCAGATTGCCACGCTCAAGGGGCTGGCGCGCGAGATGATCCTCGACCCCGCCCTGCGCGACGCCGCCGAGGCCACACTGCTCGACGCCGCGACCGAAGCCGACCGCCGCGCCGCGCAAGCCGTGCTGGACGCACGCGACTACCACGCGGCGATCCCGGCCCGGCTGCTTCAGGCGCAGACCGAACAGGGCGCCCCGGCCGGGAAAGCCTGGGCAGAGGCGCGCCGCACCGCGGATTTCGCGCTCTTCCGGCCCTACCTCGAAGAGGCCGTCGACCTCGCCCGCGAACAGGCGGAGGCGCTGGGGTACGCCGACCACCCCTACGACGCCATGGCCGACCTCTACGAGCCCGGCGAAACCGCCGCCTCTCTGGCCTCGCTGTTCGACACCCTTCGCGCCGGCATCCTGCCGCTGCTCGACACGGTCCGGGGCCGCCCTGCCCCGCGCCGCGACTTCCTGTTTCGGACCTTTGACGTGGCCACCCAGCAGCGGGTCTGCCACGGCTTCGCCGAAACCATGGGCTACGACTTCAACCGCGGCAGGCTCGACACCACCGTGCATCCGTTCGAGGTCAGCATGACCCGCAACGACGTGCGCATCACCTCGCGCTGGCGGCCCGATTACCTGCCCATGGCGATCTTCGGGACTCTGCACGAAACCGGACACGCGCTGTACGAACAGGGCGTTGACCCGGCCTTCACCCGCGGCGTCCACGCCACCGACCTCCGGCTCCTTTATGCCGTGGGCGGGACAAGTTTCGGGATGCACGAAAGCCAGTCGCGGCTGATCGAGAACCACGTGGGCCGCTCTGCCGCATTCTGGGATCGCCACTTTGCCACGCTGCGCGACGCCTTCCCCGATCAACTGGGCGACGTGACGGTCGAGGAGTGGCTGGCCGCAATCCGTCACGCCCAGCCCGGCCTGACCCGCGTCGAGTCGGACGAACTGACCTACGACCTGCACATCATGTTACGCGTCCGGATCGAGATGGCGCTGATGGACGGATCGCTGAAGGCCGCCGATGTGCCGGAGGCCTGGAACACCGCGATGCGCGAGGATCTGGGGCTGGAGGTGCCGGACGACGGCGCGGGCTGCCTGCAGGACGTGCACTGGTCGTCGGGCTACTTCGGTTCCTTCCCCACCTACACGGTCGGGAACGTCACCGCCGCGATGCTCTTTGCTCAGATCCGGGCCGATCAGACCGTGGGACCCGCGCTCGACCGCGCCGATTACGGCCCCCTGCGCGCGGCGCTGGCCGACCGGGTCTGGCGGCACGGAAGGTCGCGCACGCGGGCCGAGATGACCGGCGGTCCGACCGACCCCGCCGCATACCTCGCACATCTGGGGGACAGGTACGCCTGA